The window GTTCGCGGCCGGCCGAGGTGCGACGCAGGTTGGCGGCCGGGGTGCAACGCGGGTTCGCGGCCGGCCGGGGTGCAACGCGGGTTCGCGGCCGGCCGGGGTGCAACGCGGGTTCGCGGCCGGCCGGGGTTGCATGGCCGATTCGCGGCCGGCCGGGGGCTTCGATCGGTCCAGAGAGGTTTTCCACTTGCCGGCAAAACGATCGGTCGCGCATGCTGGCGGAGATAGGGGGATTGAGATGGCCCGCGGTAAGTTCGTGCATTGCCACGCGCACAGCCAGTACTCGCTGCTCGACGGCGCGAGCCGGGTGAAGGACATGGTGGCCAGGGCGGTCGAGTGCGAAATGCCCGCTATTGCCGTGACCGACCACGGGGTAATGTACGGAGCCGTGGAGTTCTACTATGAGGCCAGAAAGGCAGGTATCAAGCCGCTTTTGGGCATGGAGGCGTACGTCGCTTTCGGGGATCGTCGGGAGAAGTCCGCTGCGCGGACCGGCAAGCACTACGGTCACCTCGTTCTTATCGCGAAGGACCAGAAGGGCTACGAAAACCTGGTCAAGCTCAACACCATCGGACACCTCGAAGGGTACTATCACAAGCCGCGGATCGACCGCGAGGTGCTGTCGCAGTTCAGCGAGGGCCTGGTGGCACTTTCGGCATGCATTGGCGGACAGGTCCCGCAGATGGTGCTCCAGAAGCGCTTCGGAGAGGCCGAGGAGCTCGCGCTCTGGTACAAGAGCGTCTTCGGGTCCGATTTCTACCTCGAGCTCCAGGATCACGGGCTGGCGGACCAGCACACGGTCAACCGGGCCTTCCTGGAACTGTCCGAGCGGACCGGCATACCCCTAGTCGCGACCAACGACTCGCACTACACCAAGCCTGACGACACGGCCGCCCATGACGCGCTGATCTGCATCGGCACCGGCCAGATCGTGGCGGACCCAAACCGAAAGATGGCGTATGGCCCCGATTTCTACATCAAGAGCGCCGAGCAGATGTACGAGATCTTTCACGATGTCCCGGAGGCTTGCCGCAATACCTTGGAGGTCGCCTCCAAATGCAACGTCGTGCTGGAGATGGGCCGCTCGCGATTGCCCGTGTACTCCGTGCCAGAAAGCTTCACGACGGACACCTACCTAATCGACCTGGCGCAGCGGGGATTGCGGCGGCGCTACAACGCGATCACGCCGGAGCTCGAGCATCGCCTTGAGTACGAGCTCGGCGTCATCACCCAGATGGGCTTCCCGGCCTACTTCCTCATCGTGTCCGACTTCATCATGTGGGCCAAGGACCGCGGCATCCCGGTAGGCCCGGGCCGCGGGAGCGCCGCGGGCTCGCTGGTCGCCTATTGCCTGGGCATCACCGACCTGGACCCGGTCAAGTACAACCTCTTGTTCGAGCGCTTCCTCAATCCGGAGCGCGTGTCGATGCCCGACATCGACGTGGACTTCTGCATCGACCGACGCGGCGAGGTCATCAAGTATGTACGAGAGAAGTATGGAGAGGACCGGGTCTCGCAGATCGTCACGTTCAATACGATGAAGGCCAAGGCCGCGATCAAGGACGTCGCGCGGGTGATGGGTCTGTCCTTTACCGAAGCCAACGACCTATGCAAGAAGGTCCCCGACGAGCTAAACATCACGCTCGAGGCCGCCACGGCGGAAGGCACCGAACTCTACGCCGAAATGCAGCGCAACGAGAGGGCCCGCCAGGTCATCGAAATGGCCCGTAGGTTGGAGGGCCTTACTAGAAACACCAGCATCCATGCGGCCGGAGTGGTCATCGCCGAGGAACCCCTCGACACCCTGGTCCCGCTCACGCGGCTGGACAAAGACGAAGTGGGCGGGGTGTCCACCCAGTACGAGCAGAAGTATCTGGAGATGCTGGGCCTGCTCAAGATGGACTTCCTGGGCCTGCGCAATCTGACGATGATCGGCCGCGCCATCGAGATGATCGAGCGCAACCATGGCCTCAAGGTCGATTTCTCCAACCAGGACTTCACCGACCCGAAAGTCTACGAATTTCTGCGCACGGGCGACACCATCGGCATTTTTCAGGTGGAATCGGAGGGCATGACCAAGCTCATCAAGCGCTTGCAGCCCACCAGTTTCGAGGACATCTCGGCCATTCTCGCACTGTACCGGCCTGGCCCGTTGCAAACGGGCTACGTCGACAAATACGTCGATCGCCGCCACGGGCGGGAGAAGATTGAGTATCCGCACCCGCTCCTGGAGCCAATCCTGCGCGACACCTACGGCACGATGGTGTATCAGGAGCAGATCATGCAGATTGCCCAGGTGCTCGCGGGCTATTCCCTGGGTGGCGCCGATCTGCTGCGGCGGGCCATGGGCAAGAAGAAGGCCGACGAAATGGCCAAGCAGCGCGCCATCTTCCTGGAAGGCTGCAGGCAGAACGAGGTAGACGAGAAGGTGGCCAACGCCATCTTCGATGACATGGAGAAGTTCTCCGAGTACTGCTTCAATCGGGCCCACACTGCCGCCTATGCGGTGCTCACCTACCAGACCGCCTGGCTCAAGACGTACTACCCGCGGGAGTATATGGCCGCGCTACTTTCGAGCTACATCGGCTCGATGGACAAGATCCAGCTCACGGTGCTGGACTGCCGCCACATGGGCATCGAGGTCCTCCCGCCGGACGTCAATTCAAGCGGCTCGGACTTCACCGTCGTGCCTGAAGGTATCCGCTTCGGCCTGGGAGCGGTGAAAAACGTCGGCCTGTCAGCGGTCGAAGAGATCGTGCGCAAGCGTGAAGGCGCCGGCGGCCGGTTCAAGGACGCCTTCGACTTCTTCGAAAAGGTCGATCAGAAGCTGGTCAATAAGCGGTGCATCGAGTCGCTGGTCCTTTGCGGCGGGTTCGACAGCTTCGCCGAGGCGGGGCGGTTCAATCGGGCGCGTTTCCTGGGCGACAACCTTGACGCACTTGTGAGCTGGGCCAGCGACCAGCAGCGCGGGGCCAACTCCGGGCAATTCTCGCTCTTCGCGGGCATGGAGGAGCTCGTCGCTCCGCCAAGGCCAAACTTGATCGACGTTCCGCCGATGGATCCTGCAGAGGCTTTGAAGGCCGAGAAGGACATGATCGGCTTGTACCTGTCGGGCCATCCGCTCAACTACCTCCCGACCCGTCTCGAGTGGCACACTACGGCCACGGCCAAAGCCCTCGAGACCGTCGTCGAACCGCGCCCGGTCGTCGTGGGCGGCCTGATTTACGGCTGCCGGAAGATTCTCACCAAGCGCGGAGACATGATGATGTCGGGAAAGCTCGAGGATTTCACGGGCTCCATTGACTGGGTCATGTTCCCGAAGGCTTTCGAGACGTACGGCTCCTTCCTCGCCGACGACGCCAAGATGTTGCTGAAGGGCAAGTATTCTCGAGGCAACGACGATCGGCAGCAAATCGAGGTCGAGCACGTCTGGGAACTGGGCAACCTGGTGTCATGTCACGTGCATCTGCCGCCCGGCATCGACGGGGCCTACCTGGTGGGCCTCA of the Candidatus Tanganyikabacteria bacterium genome contains:
- a CDS encoding DNA polymerase III subunit alpha, with protein sequence MARGKFVHCHAHSQYSLLDGASRVKDMVARAVECEMPAIAVTDHGVMYGAVEFYYEARKAGIKPLLGMEAYVAFGDRREKSAARTGKHYGHLVLIAKDQKGYENLVKLNTIGHLEGYYHKPRIDREVLSQFSEGLVALSACIGGQVPQMVLQKRFGEAEELALWYKSVFGSDFYLELQDHGLADQHTVNRAFLELSERTGIPLVATNDSHYTKPDDTAAHDALICIGTGQIVADPNRKMAYGPDFYIKSAEQMYEIFHDVPEACRNTLEVASKCNVVLEMGRSRLPVYSVPESFTTDTYLIDLAQRGLRRRYNAITPELEHRLEYELGVITQMGFPAYFLIVSDFIMWAKDRGIPVGPGRGSAAGSLVAYCLGITDLDPVKYNLLFERFLNPERVSMPDIDVDFCIDRRGEVIKYVREKYGEDRVSQIVTFNTMKAKAAIKDVARVMGLSFTEANDLCKKVPDELNITLEAATAEGTELYAEMQRNERARQVIEMARRLEGLTRNTSIHAAGVVIAEEPLDTLVPLTRLDKDEVGGVSTQYEQKYLEMLGLLKMDFLGLRNLTMIGRAIEMIERNHGLKVDFSNQDFTDPKVYEFLRTGDTIGIFQVESEGMTKLIKRLQPTSFEDISAILALYRPGPLQTGYVDKYVDRRHGREKIEYPHPLLEPILRDTYGTMVYQEQIMQIAQVLAGYSLGGADLLRRAMGKKKADEMAKQRAIFLEGCRQNEVDEKVANAIFDDMEKFSEYCFNRAHTAAYAVLTYQTAWLKTYYPREYMAALLSSYIGSMDKIQLTVLDCRHMGIEVLPPDVNSSGSDFTVVPEGIRFGLGAVKNVGLSAVEEIVRKREGAGGRFKDAFDFFEKVDQKLVNKRCIESLVLCGGFDSFAEAGRFNRARFLGDNLDALVSWASDQQRGANSGQFSLFAGMEELVAPPRPNLIDVPPMDPAEALKAEKDMIGLYLSGHPLNYLPTRLEWHTTATAKALETVVEPRPVVVGGLIYGCRKILTKRGDMMMSGKLEDFTGSIDWVMFPKAFETYGSFLADDAKMLLKGKYSRGNDDRQQIEVEHVWELGNLVSCHVHLPPGIDGAYLVGLKEACRAHKGDIPVILHFDGRTEEVVAGDAFWVDRSASLDAALARVLGDPERIKWHEPRPLLSGAAM